One region of Quercus lobata isolate SW786 chromosome 2, ValleyOak3.0 Primary Assembly, whole genome shotgun sequence genomic DNA includes:
- the LOC115975249 gene encoding cellulose synthase-like protein G3 has translation MESLRDCTTSSSTTSAPAFHTLRQARRAALNRVFAAVYSCAILALLYHHALKLIHSTSLASFFISLSLFISDIFLAFMWVNRQSFRMNQVYRSEFPEKLKEVVNESDFPALDVFICTADPYKEPPMSLVNTALSVIAYEYPAEKVSVYISDDGGSQMTLFALMEAAKFASHWLPFCRKNNLVDRSPDAYFASNHTPCSETEKIEIMYESMKIKVDNVLERGKVDEDYIIGEEERTAFTKWTNEFTRQDHPPVIQVLLDNSKDKDISGHLMPSLIYVAREKSRTSPHHFKAGALNALVRVSAIMTNAPIILTLDCDMYSNDPQTPIRVLCYLSDPKILSTLGYIQFPQKFHGLNENDIYACEYKYLFIANPAGLDGLSGPNYVGSGCFFRRRALFGGPLTMISPEIPELNPHHVVDKHIQSQPILELAHKVAGCNYENNTSWGYKNGFKYGSLVEDYFTGYRLQGEGWKAIFCNPKRPAFLGDVPISLVDGLNQCKRWAIGLLEVVFSKYNPMIFGTRNIGLLMGLGYAHYSFWPSWSIPTTIYAFIPQLALLNGVSIFPKVSEPWFFLYGFLFLGAYGQHLLEFVLEGGTIQRWWNDQRMWMIRGLSCFLFGSLEYLLKHLGISTTGFNLTSKVVDDEQSKRYEQGVFDFGVPSPMFVPLVMAAIINLAALVRGLTEAFVGRKLEELFVQVFIAGFVVVNSAPIYEAMVLRSDKGRMPNKTTSFSIFLALALYVIFSLTLRN, from the exons ATGGAAAGCCTAAGAGACTGTACCACCAGTTCTTCAACCACCTCTGCCCCTGCCTTCCACACACTTAGACAAGCACGTCGCGCTGCCTTGAACCGAGTATTTGCAGCAGTTTATTCATGTGCCATCTTAGCTTTGCTCTATCACCATGCACTCAAACTCATCCACTCAACCAGCTTGGCATCCTTCTTTATCTCCCTCTCCTTGTTCATCTCTGATATTTTCCTTGCCTTCATGTGGGTTAACCGGCAGAGTTTTCGAATGAATCAAGTTTATCGAAGTGAGTTTCCTGAAAAACTCAAAGAGGTCGTGAATGAATCTGACTTTCCTGCACTGGACGTGTTCATATGCACCGCAGATCCGTACAAGGAGCCACCAATGAGCTTGGTGAACACTGCCTTATCTGTGATTGCCTATGAATATCCAGCAGAGAAGGTCTCGGTGTATATTTCAGATGATGGGGGCTCTCAGATGACTCTCTTTGCTCTTATGGAAGCTGCAAAATTTGCAAGCCACTGGTTAccattttgtagaaaaaataatttggtaGACAGGAGCCCAGATGCTTATTTTGCATCAAATCACACTCCGTGCTCTGAGACCGAGAAGATCGAG ATAATGTATGAAAGCATGAAAATCAAGGTAGATAATGTTCTTGAAAGGGGAAAAGTTGACGAAGATTATATCATTGGAGAAGAAGAGCGCACTGCTTTCACCAAATGGACAAATGAATTTACTCGCCAAGATCATCCCCCTGTCATTCAG GTCTTGTTAGACAATAGTAAAGACAAAGACATCTCAGGCCATTTGATGCCAAGCCTCATCTATGTCGCTAGAGAAAAGAGCAGGACTTCACCCCACCATTTTAAGGCTGGGGCCCTTAATGCCCTG gttCGAGTGTCAGCTATAATGACCAATGCACCCATTATTTTGACCTTGGATTGTGACATGTACTCCAATGATCCACAAACACCTATCCGTGTGTTGTGTTACTTATCAGATCCTAAAATTCTGTCTACACTAGGATACATTCAATTTCCTCAAAAATTTCATGGACTCAATGAAAACGATATTTATGCTTGTGAGTATAAATACTTGTTTATAGCTAATCCAGCAGGATTGGATGGATTATCTGGTCCTAATTATGTAGGATCTGGATGTTTTTTTCGTCGACGTGCCTTATTTGGAGGTCCATTAACTATGATTTCACCAGAAATCCCTGAATTAAACCCACATCATGTTGTGGACAAGCACATCCAGTCGCAACCAATTTTGGAACTGGCACACAAAGTAGCAGGGTGCAATTATGAGAATAACACAAGTTGGGGCTATAAG AATGGCTTCAAATATGGTTCATTGGTCGAGGACTACTTTACGGGTTATAGGCTACAAGGTGAGGGATGGAAGGCCATATTTTGCAATCCTAAGAGGCCAGCGTTTTTGGGAGACGTACCAATCAGCCTTGTGGATGGTTTGAATCAATGCAAACGATGGGCCATTGGTCTACTTGAGGTGGTCTTCTCGAAATATAACCCCATGATATTCGGCACCAGGAACATAGGCCTTCTTATGGGCCTTGGCTATGCACATTATTCATTTTGGCCCAGTTGGTCAATTCCAACCACCATATATGCCTTCATCCCCCAGCTTGCTCTCCTCAATGGAGTCAGTATTTTCCCAAAG GTATCAGAACCATGGTTTTTCTTATACGGGTTTCTTTTCCTTGGAGCTTATGGGCAACATCTTCTTGAATTTGTCTTAGAGGGAGGTACAATTCAAAGGTGGTGGAATGATCAGAGGATGTGGATGATAAGAGGACTCTCATGCTTTTTGTTTGGATCCCTTGAGTACTTACTCAAGCATTTAGGCATTTCCACAACGGGTTTCAACTTGACTAGCAAAGTAGTTGATGATGAACAAAGCAAAAGATATGAACAAGGGGTTTTTGATTTTGGAGTACCATCACCTATGTTTGTGCCACTAGTAATGGCAGCAATAATCAACCTAGCCGCATTAGTTCGAGGGCTCACAGAGGCTTTCGTGGGCAGAAAATTGGAGGAGCTGTTTGTGCAAGTGTTCATAGCAGGATTTGTTGTTGTGAACTCCGCACCAATTTATGAAGCCATGGTCTTGAGAAGTGATAAAGGAAGGATGCCAAATAAAACAACTTCATTTTCAATATTTCTAGCCTTGGCTCTTTATGTgatattttctcttactcttaggaattaa